tgaccgagtacggaggtgctgcccgttcgtggcgccgtgatcaagatcttctacgcgcttttgcaagcggcaagtgaacgtctaccgcagcaacaagagcctcatcttgtaggctttggaatctcttcaagggcgagactcgataatcccctcgttgctaccgtcttctagattgcatcttggcttggatttcgtgttcgcggtaggaaattttttgttttctatgcaacgttatcctacagttatgaagccacggggcaggcattatggttaaagaaatttatacccgacttgaaagtggtagattgtattgacaaaccactaaagatgtactgcgGCAATGAGTctgcagtattttatgctcacaacaacaagtcgagtacagctacgaaaccgattgaggttaagtattatgttgtgaaacacaaggtccaggatcaaactataagtctagagcatataaggacaaaagatatgcttgcggatccgctaacgaaaggcttaccacccagcgttttcaaggagcacgtagccggcatgggtttaagggaaagtcttgcctatcctggatcataagaggtccaaaagtaaaagaatttgtttcaaaacagagaagtgtattgtggctgtctgattctatcggcaatagagctgtgacgatgaaacatgccctatgGACTGGTCTAAAATGAAACGAATAAAATAAAAGTATAAAGTTAAAAGTAAAGTTGAGATCAAAGGGGAGAATGTTAGGTTGATCTCCACCACGTACGAGCCCAACGGCTCGACGTGCCTTTgaccgcgccctgatcgggggcgcccaaccgttcGCTGGTTGGTGGGGCCCCTGTCGCCTGTGCTATATATAGAGTGGTGGGGGCGGTGGCAAAGATCACGAGGTTGACCGAAGTGCCACTCGCCCCACCAGGATACCTACCGATCTAGGTTCTTGCACGGAGCGAcgggaagcaccaccaccacctcgcccACGCACCGCCGTCGTCGCCATGTCTCTACACCGGTGGGCTCGTCTTCCTCCAAGTGAAAGGTAAACGCCCACAGTACCATCTTTCTCCCGGCATAGGATCTACACCTAGATCATCTAGGTTTTAACAAGTCTAACAAGAATGCTCTAGGCAATGTCGGATTGGATGACCAAAACAGGGAGGTTTCTGCATTATTTTATTTGCATTGATATCTCAGTTCTTACTTTCGCTACTAATTCTTGTTTAGATGACGCATCCTTGTCACAGTAGTCATGGTCACTTACAGACAAATCGCAATGCGATGAGATTTTCAGAGACTTACAGTACACCGGTTTCTGTATGTTTGAAAACTGTTATTTCCATTGGAGACGGTGCAAAGACATTGTTTTGGCACGATCGTTGGTTGCCCAGAGGCGCTCTGAAGCTACAGTTTCCCAACCTTTTCGCTATTGCAACGAGGAAGTCTAGATCGGTCCAAAAGGAGCTTTCACGATAGGAATTGGTTGCGTTCTCTTTTCCACCTCTCCACGCTGGCACAACTCTCCCAATTTGTGGTGCTCTGGGCACACTCCAGGAGGTACAGCTACAGCCTCACCCCGATGCCATCTCTTGGAGATGGACACAACCTCGGGGATCTACTCCACGGCATCAGCATATCGCTATCAGTTCACCGGAACCTTCCTGCCCTTCAGAACGGAAAAGGTTTGGAAGACACACGCGGAACCGAAGTGTCGTTTCTTCACTTGATTGGTATTGCATGGAAAAAAATTTGATAGTGGGGAATTTGGCTATTCAGGGATGGCCCCATGACCCAATTTGCAAGCTTTGTAGGATCTATCCAGAAACAGTGCAGCACCTCCTGCTAGATTGCAGCTTCTTCAAGTTGGTTAGGGACAAAATATTCGAGTGGAACGCCACAATTGGAGTGGCCCCTCTTTCCTTTGGACATAACATTGACTCTTGGTGTGACGGCATGGTAATGGAGATTTCAAAAGGAAAGCGAAGGGAGGCCAGCGGAGCTCTGATATACACCATGTGAGGAATTTGAAAGAAGAGGAATAGGCGGATATTTCGCAATAAGGCGTTGCAACCGAATTTGGTGGCTCATCTAGTTTGGGAGGAGATTTTGGAGAGGGCTTTTGCCCACTCGAAGAAGGGGCCTCAGAATTGTAACTATGCGACCCTAACCCATAGAATTTTTTTTTTCCTCAGAGAGGACCCAGGAGACATCGCCGTGGCTTCGTAGATGTCTTGTTTTTAACCTTGTTCAGTTACTCTCTTTGATCCGGCAAAGACTTACGAAAATAAACACTATTCTATCTAATCGGGTGGCAGGATCGGCTGCTTTAAAACTCAAAAAAATTAAAATCTGATGTGGTTTGCAAGTACCAGACTGCGCCATGAAACCTCCGAAAACTCTCCCATAAAATACGAGATGTTATTGACGACAAGGAGATGTTCTCTGCTCCAGATTAATATAAATTATATACTGAGTTCAAGTTTGACAACAACATATTACGCTCCCTACAGCTTTGAGTATTTCTTGATGCCTTCTTCGTAGTTCTTCACCCTCTCTGGTGTTGACATGTTGGTTAATATGGTGACTCTTGCAGATGACGCCAAATCTTTGCGCTCCGAAGTGGAAGGATCCATCAGCCATATCTGGACCTCCCAGACCTGTGAGAACCAGAATAAAGTTCAGCAACATTTAGTCATCCCTCGATCCAGAAGTTGTGGAAATATTCTAAAACCTGAAGAAACAATAAACAGAAGTGGAGCCATATCCAGACCTATGGTTGTGCCGACTGCTTAGTTTGAACAGATTGAATGGTAAATTCTAAACAGCAGCTGGCGTATTGTATGATGAATACAGAGAGTCTAAGAAAGTTGTGTAAATATTTTAAAAGCTGAAGAAACAATACACAGAAGAGGAGCCATATCCACACCCATAATTCTGCAGACTGCTTAGTTTGAAGAGATCGATTGGTAATTAAATCCTAAACAAATAGGCCTAACCCCCGCACCCCCTTCCAAACCCTAACCGCCTCCCGCCGGTGGCACCGCCGGGCAAAGAccgcggggcgtggcggcggcagcCTTTCCTTGTTGCCGCGCTGGGGACGGCGGCCATGATCCCTCCTCGACGCTGTGGCTCATCGGATGTGGATGGTGGTGGGGGGCGGCCAGACCTTGATCTCCGTTGCGGCCTCCCCGCCTCCCGTCGGCTCCTCGCCGCGGCACGCcggtggtggctggtggtgggcggcggccaggtccTTGATCTGCGCCGCTGCATCCCGACGCCTCTCGCCGGTGTGTGGAGGTGATCTTGGGGTTCTCCCGTggcacgaggtcgcccggggcagcagccctgGGTTCAACAGCGGAGGCGGCCCTCTTTCTTCGCCAGAGATGGTTGGCCTGCGGATGGTGGTGGTGGGTCTTTCGACCTGTCACCGCGTCCCGGTGGCGAAGTGGAGAGGCGTGGAAGCCGTCGACGGCTGAGGAAGCATGACCATCCTtgatgtcgccggtggagggctgGCGTTCGGTTGCGGCGATGCCCAGGGCATGTGCGGTGTCTCCGGACAACGCGATCTACgcttggtgtctccggcggcaacTGTGGCCAGCCTGGGATGGTCGTCAGCGTGGgggcccgacctgaataaaggcggcggtcctagggtctctcttggatGAAGATGAAGACTTACCTGAGGTTTGCCCTTCTCGATCTGgcaggagtgttgagttccggaaggcgccgccgacgaatgtaacagtgctttcttttgcctggagtttgctggatcggtggtattcggtcgtgcgcacccatgcttttattccggccgattagttctggagggagcggcgcgaagctctgttctgtgttggCATCAAGAGACATTTGGTCCATGATGCACTCAGAAGAAGTGAATAACATGAAGGCCGGAGCGGAGGACTAGCTAATAGAGGTTCAAGTCTCTGCATTGTTGAAGGACTTGCTTGGTGTCCCGGGCTCCGCAGCAGTGGTATGGAAGTGGGGACGgcagcacaggtgaagttcagagtcctacctttcagggtgaaaatccaaggtctgaccttaactggttgtgcctggcaatgactttgttggaggcattgttttgagagccgggactatcttcaggatgaaaacctaagatctttggtcgggcgacgacagcgctggtgcaccgtttccttcttggaggcgtcgttttttggagattctgtatttcaggtgttatcttggtggtggttgtattgatgTTGTTAAGCCTAGGATgctatagcgggacttttgttttcttagttttgttttctattttttggttgcgtgcatccgtactgccattagcgtgttgcgttgttgcagaggctgagtgtaattgatatcttttgatattaatatattctctttatcaaAAAAATGATGAGTATATTATAATCCGAGTTGACGCATGGATATGTGACAGTTAGTGATGGGCAGTGATGGGCAGCCTGCATTAATCTGTTATTTTCTTTGTCCGGAAGATATTTCTTTTTTTAGTATGCCTGAAAGAGAATTGTCTTGACAGTGGCTAGCACGCCAGAAAAGACTTGTGAGGCAGGCAGAAGAGTCAAACTTGTGAAGGTGAGCATTCCATTTCGAGGCAATCTTCTTCTCCATTACTTTTCCAACGTCCCAACCAACCGTTCGCCAAAgaaagaacaaagaaagaaaaaccAACCAACCAACCAGATTGACGAATCAGCATGCAGCTTCCGATTAATCCATGTTCAGTGCGGGCTTACTGGCTCTCAGATTGACGAATCAGCATGTAGTTACGAGTTCCTTGTTATTATTCACTCTGTCCCAAATCAATTGAATCAGTTTTGTTTAGATACATGTCTATCTTGAGTCAAAATTTGGGACTGAGGTAGCCTTACTTTTGCTTCGACAAACTAAGTTTTCCAATTCCCATAAAATGGGATCCGAAATGAAACGTCTTGAGGTCTTCCGAACTGATTTTCTTTGGGTTTATTTTATCGAAGAGGGGAATGAAACCTGGCATCTGATCAACCTATTTTGCTTTGGTAAACTGAACTTTGGGTTCAAATAAAATACTACGTGGTTTCATTCCCAGAGGAATTTGTTGCTTGTTGAGTTTCTTTCGTGTGGGGAATTGAGGCGCGGGGATGTAGCATACCTGGATGTTGCGGCCGACCTGGATGGGGCTGGCCTTGGCCTCGATCCGGTCGCCGAGGCGGGCGGGCCTGAGGTGGTTGATGGAGAGCTGCACGCCGGCCACCCTCTTGTACCCAGAAGCCATGAACCCGCCGATGCTCGCCGTCGACTCCGCGATGAGCGCCGACACGCCGCCGTTGAGCATCTTGAACGGCTGCGACCACGCCGACGGCACCAGCTAATTAAGCAGGCCAAtcacggcgcacatggttcggcaCGGCGGCAGTGTACGTACCTGGCAGCAGATCTCGGTGACGGTGAGGCGGCCGAGGACCTCGTCCCCGGTGATGCGGGTGAACTCGAAGCCCAGGGCGTGCAGCGCGTTGTCCGGCGGCATGCCTTCTCCGAAGCCGGGCGGCGGCCCGGGTGGAGACGACGCTGAAGGCGCCCCGCTCTGTCCCTTGCCCGCCATCGTTAATCTACACCTGCGTCTGCG
This Lolium perenne isolate Kyuss_39 chromosome 1, Kyuss_2.0, whole genome shotgun sequence DNA region includes the following protein-coding sequences:
- the LOC127346814 gene encoding 1,4-dihydroxy-2-naphthoyl-CoA thioesterase 1, with translation MAGKGQSGAPSASSPPGPPPGFGEGMPPDNALHALGFEFTRITGDEVLGRLTVTEICCQPFKMLNGGVSALIAESTASIGGFMASGYKRVAGVQLSINHLRPARLGDRIEAKASPIQVGRNIQVWEVQIWLMDPSTSERKDLASSARVTILTNMSTPERVKNYEEGIKKYSKL